In one window of Acanthopagrus latus isolate v.2019 chromosome 15, fAcaLat1.1, whole genome shotgun sequence DNA:
- the LOC119033807 gene encoding semaphorin-4G-like, with the protein MRGSAEMQGARSSAVRLLLMSCCVCAAAGYPFRTPLDLDVTPRITVLSSGLQGCRRFQSSAVNYSTMLLEADSERLYVGARGAVFALNASNISASSALTIEWEASPEQKRQCLLKGKDNKTECFNHIRFLQRFNSTHLYMCGTHAFRPLCAYIDEEKFVMSSQPEEGRDKCPYGPTTGYTALIIDQQMYTASQYEFRSFPDIRRNSPPPTLKTEDAPTRWLNEADFVGSALVRESLGSSTGDDDKIYFFFTETSQEQTTTYSHSRVARVARVCKGDRGGRLTLQKRWTSFLKARLTCSLPEYDFHFNMLRSMFVMPGHTPQDTLFYGIFGLEWKNVKASAVCRFSLTEVQEAFQGPYMENQDSGSKWKEYTGKIPDPRPGTCITDTLRARGINVSTSLPDDVLDFVRRHPLMSQQVQPSDRRPLLFRRTTDYTHMAVRMIQGLDGQTYHVLYMGTDEGWLHKAVEVEGQLHIIEELQVFEDQQPVDNVLLSAEKMSVYLSSSSGVVQLPLSDCHRYASCYDCIFARDPHCAWNGAQCVDIMALEDRSTLIQDIQHGNRGCESTQDDVVLRSRTVRVGDDVLLQCELSSNLATPLWTLDDSELQGYGLNSGFRTGTDGLLIIEARQDQSGLYTCYAVENNIKVAIVSYNITIRLDLPPPPPVEPTEDHYSLFATLLPPTERPSSERPLPPPPAPLLPHSELLTPRNMEAMYLSLITILGGLCVVLTVVLVYVGVCLRVGNRGKYSLRAAAAAYPSSKRNNKNKKQHRNSSHMELKTISSHCNGNGVCNGGSKHQNGGIQDGGFLQIVPGEGHTSPNKEPPPPAPPLPPTPQHHSPECDFPSGLSATLPSVLRRMNGNSYVLLRQSDSENTPSHGYSFAEELNRILEKRKHTQLLPRPDESSV; encoded by the exons gtCTCCAGGGCTGCAGGCGTTTCCAGTCCTCTGCAGTCAACTACAGCACCATGTTGCTGGAGGCTGACAGTGAGCGTCTCTACGTCGGGGCCCGGGGGGCTGTATTTGCTCTCAATGCCTCTAACATCTCAGCCAGCTCTGCTCTCACT ATTGAGTGGGAGGCCTCCCCCGAGCAGAAACGTCAGTGTCTGCTCAAGGGAAAAGACAATAAG ACGGAGTGTTTTAATCACATCCGCTTCCTCCAGAGGTTCAACTCGACTCATCTCTACATGTGTGGGACTCATGCCTTCAGACCCCTCTGTGCATATATA GATGAGGAAAAGTTTGTGATGTCATCTCAACCTGAAGAGGGCAGAGACAAATGTCCCTATGGCCCAACAACAGGCTACACTGCCCTCATAATTG ACCAGCAGATGTATACAGCTTCCCAGTATGAGTTTAGGAGCTTCCCAGATATTCGCCGCAACTCCCCACCTCCCACACTGAAGACAGAGGATGCCCCCACACGCTGGCTGAATG AGGCCGACTTTGTGGGTTCTGCCTTGGTGAGGGAGAGCTTGGGCAGCAGCACCGGCGATGACGACAAGATCTACTTCTTCTTCACCGAGACGAGCCAGGAGCAGACGACGACCTACAGCCACAGCAGGGTGGCACGAGTGGCCCGGGTTTGTAAA GGGGACCGAGGAGGCCGTTTGACTCTTCAGAAAAGGTGGACGTCCTTCCTCAAGGCCAGGCTGACATGCTCTCTGCCCGAGTACGACTTCCACTTTAACATGCTGCGCAGCATGTTTGTCATGCCTGGCCACACGCCGCAGGACACCCTCTTCTACGGCATCTTTGGCTTAGAGTG GAAAAACGTCAAGGCGTCTGCGGTTTGTCGATTCTCTCTGACTGAAGTCCAAGAGGCCTTTCAAGGACCCTACATGGAGAACCAGGACTCCGGCTCTAAGTGGAAGGAATACACTGGAAAGATCCCTGACCCGCGACCTGGAACG TGTATAACTGACACTCTGAGGGCCAGGGGCATAAACGTGTCCACTTCGCTGCCCGATGATGTGCTGGACTTTGTCAGGAGGCATCCTTTGATGTCCCAGCAGGTCCAACCTTCAGACAGACGCCCCCTTTTGTTCAGGAGGACCACAGACTACACACACATGGCTGTGCGCATGATCCAAGGCTTGGATGGACAAACATACCATGTATTATACATGGGCACAG ATGAGGGCTGGTTACATAAAGCTGTAGAAGTTGAAGGTCAGCTACACATTATTGAGGAGCTTCAGGTCTTTGAGGACCAACAGCCTGTTGACAACGTGCTACTATCTGCAGAAAAG ATGAGTGTGTACCTGAGCTCTTCGTCAGGCGTGGTGCAGCTTCCCCTCTCTGACTGTCACAGATACGCTTCCTGCTACGACTGCATCTTCGCCAGGGACCCTCACTGTGCCTGGAACGGAGCCCAGTGTGTGGACATAATGGCCCTTGAAGACAG ATCCACTTTAATCCAGGACATCCAGCATGGCAACAGGGGATGTGAGAGCACACAAGATG ATGTTGTCCTGCGGAGCCGCACTGTGCGGGTGGGTGATGATGTGCTGCTTCAGTGCGAGCTCAGCTCTAATCTGGCGACGCCTCTCTGGACTCTTGACGACAGTGAGCTGCAGGGCTACGGCCTCAACTCTGGCTTCAGAACCGGCACAGACGGGCTGTTGATCATTGAGGCTCGGCAGGACCAGAGCGGGCTGTACACCTGCTACGCTGTCGAGAACAACATCAAGGTCGCTATAGTTTCCTACAATATTACCATCCGCCTAGACctgccccctcccccacccGTTGAGCCAACTGAGGACCATTACAGTCTCTTCGCGACTCTGCTGCCACCCACTGAGCGTCCCTCATCTGAGAGGCCGCTGCCGCCACCTCcagcccctctcctcccccactcAGAGCTGCTCACCCCCAGGAACATGGAGGCTATGTACCTGTCCCTCATCACCATCTTGGGAGGCCTGTGTGTGGTCCTCACCGTGGTCCTTGTCTACGTGGGCGTCTGCCTGCGAGTAGGTAACAGAGGGAAATACTCTTTAcgcgctgcagctgctgcctaCCCAAGCAGTAAGAggaacaacaagaacaaaaaacagcacaggAACTCCTCCCACATGGAGCTGAAGACCATCTCGAGCCACTGCAACGGCAACGGCGTCTGTAACGGAGGTTCAAAACACCAGAACGGCGGCATCCAAGACGGAGGCTTCCTCCAGATTGTCCCGGGTGAGGGTCACACATCACCCAATAAGGAGCCTCCTCCCCCAGCCCCGCCTCTCCCACCAACTCCGCAGCATCACTCTCCAGAGTGCGACTTCCCAAGCGGGCTGTCGGCCACACTGCCCAGCGTCCTGAGGAGGATGAACGGCAACAGCTATGTGCTGCTTAGGCAGAGCGACTCTGAAAACACGCCTTCGCACGGCTACTCCTTCGCTGAGGAGCTCAACAGGATCTTagagaagaggaaacacactcagctgctgCCCAGGCCGGACGAGAGCTCTGTGTAG